From a region of the Myxococcus fulvus genome:
- a CDS encoding RedB protein, whose amino-acid sequence MGRPGVLACLVGAWLVACIAGVSLLWRYASDAGERAVPPARLPESLGMPRGASDWSLLVFLHPQCTCSRATLTELGKLVHFAEARLATRVYIWAPREAPEGFVQSELWERSRALPGVEVLADVDGKVARELGALTSGHVVLYAPDGTERFSGGITSARGHEGDSPGGLALRALLSSGEAERSASPVFGCALKTPSQVTGASPR is encoded by the coding sequence GTGGGGCGACCGGGTGTCCTGGCGTGTCTGGTGGGCGCGTGGCTCGTGGCCTGTATCGCGGGAGTGAGCCTGCTGTGGCGATACGCGAGTGACGCGGGGGAGCGCGCCGTGCCGCCCGCGAGGCTTCCGGAGTCACTGGGGATGCCGCGTGGCGCGAGCGACTGGTCGTTGCTCGTCTTCCTCCATCCGCAGTGCACGTGCTCGCGGGCGACGCTGACGGAGCTGGGGAAGCTGGTGCACTTCGCGGAGGCTCGGCTGGCGACGCGGGTCTACATCTGGGCGCCTCGTGAGGCGCCCGAGGGCTTCGTCCAGTCGGAGCTGTGGGAGCGCTCGCGGGCCTTGCCGGGCGTGGAGGTGCTGGCGGACGTGGACGGGAAGGTGGCGCGGGAACTGGGCGCGCTGACCTCCGGCCACGTGGTGCTCTATGCGCCGGATGGCACGGAGCGGTTCAGCGGTGGCATCACCTCGGCTCGCGGACACGAGGGAGACAGTCCTGGGGGATTGGCCCTGCGCGCGTTGTTGTCGTCGGGAGAGGCCGAGCGCTCCGCGTCGCCCGTCTTCGGTTGTGCGTTGAAAACACCTTCACAGGTCACGGGAGCTTCGCCGCGATGA
- a CDS encoding GbsR/MarR family transcriptional regulator, with the protein MKGYLWTGGHGSAGGEPPVIEGRLAPWEAIAVDAVGNVIEFWGFKRNQGRVWALLYLRGEPLTAGEIERELDLSKGGVSMLLRDLERWGVIQRVRLPQDTVWRYGAETDLVRMVRHVIEEREAGFVARIRADLAEARRLAETMGGVPLERLERLEKMATLAEHVERALRLFIKTSRLDVSGVLAVFRDGASRRGDR; encoded by the coding sequence TGTGGACGGGGGGACACGGGAGCGCGGGCGGTGAGCCGCCGGTCATCGAGGGCCGGCTCGCGCCATGGGAAGCCATCGCGGTGGACGCGGTGGGCAACGTCATCGAGTTCTGGGGCTTCAAGCGCAACCAGGGCCGGGTGTGGGCGCTCTTGTACCTGCGCGGCGAGCCGCTGACGGCGGGTGAGATCGAGCGCGAGCTGGACCTGTCGAAGGGTGGGGTCTCCATGCTGCTCCGGGACTTGGAGCGCTGGGGTGTCATCCAGCGGGTGCGGCTGCCGCAGGACACCGTCTGGCGCTATGGCGCGGAGACGGACCTGGTGCGGATGGTCCGCCACGTCATCGAGGAGCGCGAGGCGGGCTTCGTGGCGCGCATCCGCGCGGACCTGGCGGAGGCGCGCAGGCTGGCGGAGACGATGGGCGGGGTGCCGCTGGAGCGGCTGGAGCGGCTGGAGAAGATGGCCACGCTGGCCGAGCACGTGGAGCGGGCGCTGCGGTTGTTCATCAAGACGTCGCGCCTGGACGTGTCCGGGGTGCTGGCGGTGTTCCGGGACGGGGCCTCGCGGCGCGGGGACCGGTAG
- a CDS encoding MBL fold metallo-hydrolase produces the protein MRFAPDVILDLTPLPDGVGGVPFTELLNGLLREGFEPEGSRRVLEAARARLGPGLLRPEGVDDGGFLVESPVLFPEQGAWWWVLQQGEERWRTHLAVEDVSVVAEFLRATARASTLEEVREAWPFDESGWRDSLFAAGPHPTPWVEPSGPGIYRREHASVLIRSRTTSVLVDPIALQRRMNHIGQAPGNLAHGPPDAVAITHGHVDHWHLPSMLSHLTDASVPVLVPRVPRPNLLTMQDFAQVLSRCGQRALALPWGETVHVGDIRVDVLPFYGEQPAPDGPPLVEGLRSWGNCYRFTTEDFSCLLLVDSGTDPEGRMEAVVERSRREQGPVDVVLSCQREFLSPFFGGLSHYWAALPWRRLRELYADHLAGRLRSATAGPAGVAEVCAVAGARWFLPYANGFEGVGRAIQDVGWGLGEPSEAACGAAVRDHLRTLGVDTEVVEWSPGDVARFECGELRLDAAR, from the coding sequence ATGCGCTTCGCACCGGACGTCATCCTGGACCTCACGCCGCTGCCGGACGGGGTGGGCGGAGTGCCCTTCACCGAGCTGTTGAACGGCCTGCTGCGCGAGGGCTTCGAGCCCGAGGGCTCGCGGCGCGTGCTGGAAGCGGCGCGGGCGAGACTGGGGCCGGGGCTGCTGCGCCCCGAGGGCGTGGACGACGGCGGCTTCCTGGTGGAGTCACCGGTGCTCTTCCCCGAGCAGGGGGCCTGGTGGTGGGTGCTCCAGCAGGGAGAGGAGCGCTGGCGCACGCACCTGGCGGTGGAGGACGTGTCGGTGGTCGCGGAGTTCCTGCGCGCCACGGCGCGGGCCTCGACCTTGGAGGAAGTGCGTGAGGCGTGGCCCTTCGATGAGTCGGGCTGGCGTGACTCGCTCTTCGCGGCGGGGCCGCACCCCACGCCCTGGGTGGAGCCCTCGGGGCCGGGCATCTACCGACGCGAGCACGCGAGTGTGCTCATCCGCTCGCGGACGACGTCGGTGCTGGTGGACCCGATTGCGCTCCAGCGGCGGATGAATCACATCGGACAGGCGCCAGGGAATCTCGCGCATGGGCCACCCGACGCGGTGGCCATCACCCATGGGCACGTGGACCATTGGCATCTGCCGTCGATGCTGTCGCACCTGACGGACGCGAGCGTGCCGGTGCTGGTGCCGCGCGTGCCTCGTCCGAATCTATTGACGATGCAGGACTTCGCCCAGGTGCTGAGCCGGTGTGGCCAGCGTGCCCTGGCGCTCCCGTGGGGCGAGACGGTGCACGTGGGGGACATCCGCGTGGACGTGCTGCCCTTCTACGGGGAGCAGCCGGCGCCGGACGGACCGCCGCTGGTCGAGGGATTGCGGAGCTGGGGCAACTGCTACCGCTTCACCACCGAGGACTTCAGCTGCCTGTTGCTGGTGGACAGCGGGACGGACCCGGAGGGGCGCATGGAGGCGGTGGTCGAGCGCTCACGCCGGGAGCAGGGGCCGGTCGACGTGGTGCTCTCGTGCCAGCGGGAGTTCCTCTCGCCGTTCTTCGGAGGCCTGAGTCACTACTGGGCCGCGCTGCCCTGGAGGAGGCTGCGCGAGCTGTACGCGGACCATCTGGCCGGGCGGCTGCGCAGCGCCACGGCCGGTCCCGCGGGAGTGGCGGAGGTGTGCGCCGTCGCGGGGGCTCGGTGGTTCCTGCCCTATGCGAACGGCTTCGAGGGCGTGGGACGCGCCATCCAGGACGTCGGCTGGGGACTGGGGGAGCCGTCCGAGGCGGCGTGTGGCGCGGCGGTGCGCGACCACCTCCGGACGCTGGGCGTCGACACGGAGGTGGTGGAGTGGAGTCCGGGGGACGTCGCGCGATTCGAGTGCGGCGAGCTGCGGCTGGACGCCGCGCGCTGA
- a CDS encoding gamma-glutamylcyclotransferase, with protein sequence MDSHYDMVMKAREGADPKVTRLYFAYSTILDRAAFEEWRQQHSYGFFDLPEGKLAEAVDVDLVYDFPSRWWGGRVAGLADAPGGRIFGRLFEIRGQDWPIVQHKEGFVTGMCVERAVKVRVDGQEVEATAFVTNPRRASQDGPVSPRFVEALVRGAQAAGLPADYVERLKRGA encoded by the coding sequence ATGGATTCGCACTACGACATGGTGATGAAGGCGCGCGAGGGCGCGGACCCGAAGGTGACGCGGCTGTACTTCGCGTACTCCACCATCCTGGACCGGGCGGCGTTCGAGGAGTGGCGGCAGCAGCACTCGTACGGCTTCTTCGACCTGCCGGAGGGGAAGCTGGCGGAGGCGGTGGACGTGGACCTGGTCTACGACTTCCCGTCGCGCTGGTGGGGAGGTCGGGTGGCGGGGCTGGCGGACGCTCCGGGCGGGCGCATCTTCGGGCGGCTGTTCGAGATTCGCGGGCAGGACTGGCCCATCGTCCAGCACAAGGAAGGCTTCGTGACGGGGATGTGCGTGGAGCGCGCGGTGAAGGTGCGCGTGGACGGGCAGGAGGTGGAGGCCACCGCGTTCGTCACCAATCCCCGGCGTGCGTCGCAGGACGGCCCGGTGAGCCCTCGCTTCGTGGAGGCCCTGGTGCGCGGCGCCCAGGCGGCGGGCCTGCCGGCGGACTACGTGGAGCGGCTCAAGCGCGGGGCGTAG
- a CDS encoding peptidase domain-containing ABC transporter, whose protein sequence is MTEPTPPPSLLERFPALQRLGARFSRRRIPVVTQMASTDCGAACLAMVLGYWGRHVKLDEVHAAAGLAIRGISARAILEAGRRFGLVGRAAQVDMDQLGLLEPGAVLHWEFRHFIVFERLTRAGVEVVDPAFGRRCVPLEQFRKSFTGVALLFEPSETFETAAPRRGPNRYLHLLLEERPALLRVAVMSLLLQLFALALPSLTGAVVDRVVPAGDVPLLATLGAGMAALVGFQFLSSLVRAHLLLQLRTHLDARLTLGFLDHLVHLPFSFFQLRSAGDLMNRLNSNTTVRELLTAGTLSGLLDGSLVLLYLGLLFAGSAQMGALVTVLALLQGAVFLFSSRRQRELMAQNLEVSAAAQNYEVELFTGVQTLKAMGLEDRAVQHWSNLYVDVLNVSLERGRVSALTDSLTATLRMASPLMVMGLGALLVMEGQLTLGQMLALNALAAGFLLPVSNLVTTAFQLQLVSSYLARVDDVLEAPAEQLPGERRRSHELAGRIQVEGVSFRYGPHSPLVVRDVSVTIEPGQFVAIVGASGAGKSSLAHLLLGLYLPSAGTIRYDGVPLPELELKELRRQMGVVLQNPSLFRGDVRRNIAYSDPQLPLETVQEAARRAQVHDDIAAMPMGYETVLSEMGSSLSGGQRQRLALARALAANPSILLLDEATNALDARTERAVQDALAELRCTRVVIAHRLSTVREADLILVMKGGQLVEQGTHAALMEKRGDYFELVSSQDRPHKAAG, encoded by the coding sequence GTGACTGAGCCCACCCCACCCCCTTCGCTCCTCGAGCGCTTCCCCGCGTTGCAGCGGCTGGGCGCGCGCTTCAGCCGTCGTCGCATCCCCGTCGTCACGCAGATGGCGTCCACGGACTGCGGCGCGGCGTGCCTCGCCATGGTGCTGGGCTACTGGGGCCGCCATGTGAAGCTGGATGAGGTGCACGCGGCCGCGGGCCTCGCCATCCGAGGCATCTCCGCCCGCGCCATCCTGGAAGCAGGCCGGCGCTTCGGCCTGGTGGGCCGCGCGGCCCAGGTCGACATGGACCAGCTCGGCCTGCTGGAGCCCGGCGCGGTGCTGCACTGGGAGTTCCGGCACTTCATCGTCTTCGAGCGCCTGACGCGCGCGGGCGTGGAGGTGGTGGACCCGGCCTTCGGTCGGCGCTGTGTTCCGCTGGAGCAGTTCCGCAAGTCCTTCACCGGCGTGGCGCTGCTCTTCGAGCCCTCGGAGACCTTCGAGACGGCGGCGCCGCGTCGAGGGCCCAACCGCTATCTGCACCTGCTGCTGGAGGAGCGCCCCGCGCTGCTGCGCGTGGCGGTGATGTCGCTGCTGCTCCAGCTGTTCGCCCTGGCGCTGCCGTCCCTGACGGGCGCGGTGGTGGACCGGGTGGTGCCGGCCGGAGACGTGCCGCTGCTCGCCACGCTGGGCGCGGGGATGGCCGCGCTGGTGGGCTTCCAGTTCCTCTCGTCGCTCGTGCGCGCGCACCTGCTCCTGCAACTGCGCACGCACCTGGACGCGCGGCTGACGCTGGGCTTCCTGGACCACCTGGTGCACCTGCCGTTCTCGTTCTTCCAGCTGCGCTCGGCGGGCGACCTGATGAACCGCCTGAACAGCAACACCACGGTGCGCGAGCTGCTCACCGCGGGCACGCTGTCCGGGTTGTTGGATGGCAGCCTGGTGCTGCTCTACCTGGGGCTCCTGTTCGCCGGCAGCGCGCAGATGGGCGCGCTGGTGACGGTGCTGGCGCTGCTGCAAGGCGCGGTGTTCCTCTTCTCCAGCCGGCGTCAGCGCGAGCTGATGGCGCAGAACCTGGAGGTGAGCGCTGCGGCGCAGAACTACGAGGTGGAGCTGTTCACGGGCGTGCAGACGCTGAAGGCGATGGGGCTGGAGGACCGCGCGGTGCAGCACTGGTCCAACCTCTACGTGGACGTGCTCAACGTGTCGCTGGAGCGCGGCCGGGTGTCGGCGCTCACGGACTCGCTGACCGCGACGCTGCGGATGGCGTCGCCGCTGATGGTGATGGGGTTGGGGGCGCTGCTCGTGATGGAGGGGCAGCTCACGCTCGGACAGATGCTGGCGCTCAACGCCCTGGCCGCGGGCTTCCTGCTGCCCGTCTCGAACCTGGTGACGACGGCGTTCCAGCTCCAGTTGGTGAGCAGCTACCTGGCGCGCGTCGACGACGTGCTGGAGGCACCGGCCGAGCAGCTCCCGGGAGAGCGTCGCCGCAGCCACGAGCTGGCGGGGCGCATCCAGGTGGAGGGCGTGTCGTTCCGCTATGGGCCCCACTCGCCGCTGGTGGTGCGGGACGTGTCGGTCACCATCGAACCGGGGCAGTTCGTGGCCATCGTCGGTGCGTCGGGCGCGGGCAAGTCCAGCCTCGCGCACCTGCTGCTGGGGTTGTACCTGCCCAGCGCGGGCACCATCCGCTACGACGGCGTGCCGCTGCCGGAGCTGGAGCTCAAGGAGCTGCGGCGACAGATGGGCGTGGTGCTGCAGAACCCCTCGCTGTTCCGGGGCGACGTGCGTCGCAACATCGCCTATTCGGACCCGCAGCTGCCGCTGGAGACCGTGCAGGAGGCGGCGCGCCGCGCGCAGGTGCATGACGACATCGCGGCCATGCCCATGGGCTACGAGACGGTGCTGAGCGAGATGGGCTCCTCGCTGTCCGGAGGCCAGCGACAGCGTCTGGCCTTGGCGCGCGCGCTGGCGGCCAACCCCTCCATCCTCCTGCTGGACGAGGCCACGAACGCCCTGGACGCCCGGACGGAGCGGGCGGTGCAGGACGCGCTGGCGGAGCTGCGGTGCACGCGCGTGGTCATCGCCCATCGGCTAAGCACCGTGCGCGAGGCGGACCTCATCCTGGTGATGAAGGGCGGCCAGCTGGTGGAACAGGGGACGCACGCCGCGCTGATGGAGAAGCGCGGGGACTACTTCGAGCTGGTGTCCTCGCAGGACCGTCCCCACAAGGCCGCGGGATAG
- a CDS encoding efflux RND transporter periplasmic adaptor subunit yields MRFGKGRALAGLLWLSCASALAQTSEPGPTEQALSAPRPLLGVVVASQVLDLVFAVEGQLSEVKAHLGQRVQAGEVVAALDAEPLRLELGTRQANMRASEAVVHRAVLVVAQAKQRLAREQRIRDFSAAQAEETALNDVALAEADLQLAQAQLASTTARAAQAERDVNVARLKAPFTGTVTEQYLTPGMRVSMGMPVLRLVSEQMRLRFAIPEQLAPGVRPGDTVRVRLPAVNLELTAVVDRLSPEVDLSSRHQKAEAPLQVSEAIRSQLASGLVAEVYLQPHARPKGRVATTP; encoded by the coding sequence ATGAGATTCGGCAAGGGAAGGGCGCTGGCGGGACTGTTGTGGTTGTCCTGCGCGAGCGCCCTGGCGCAGACATCAGAGCCGGGCCCCACGGAGCAGGCACTCTCCGCGCCGCGTCCGCTGCTGGGCGTGGTGGTGGCCAGTCAGGTGCTGGACCTGGTGTTCGCGGTGGAAGGCCAGCTGAGCGAGGTCAAGGCCCACCTGGGGCAGCGCGTGCAGGCAGGAGAGGTCGTCGCCGCGCTGGACGCGGAGCCCCTTCGGTTGGAGCTGGGCACGCGTCAGGCCAACATGCGCGCCTCGGAGGCCGTCGTGCACCGGGCTGTTCTCGTCGTTGCCCAGGCCAAGCAACGCCTGGCGCGCGAGCAGCGCATCCGGGACTTCTCCGCCGCCCAGGCCGAGGAGACCGCGCTCAACGACGTGGCGCTGGCGGAAGCGGACCTCCAACTGGCGCAAGCCCAGCTGGCCTCGACCACGGCTCGCGCGGCGCAGGCCGAGCGCGACGTGAACGTGGCCCGCCTGAAGGCCCCCTTCACCGGGACGGTCACCGAGCAGTACCTCACGCCGGGCATGCGCGTCAGCATGGGCATGCCAGTGCTCAGGCTGGTGAGCGAACAGATGCGATTGCGCTTCGCCATCCCCGAGCAGCTGGCCCCGGGCGTGCGCCCTGGCGACACCGTGCGGGTGCGACTGCCCGCGGTGAACCTGGAGCTGACCGCCGTCGTGGATCGGTTGTCGCCCGAGGTCGACCTCTCCTCGCGTCACCAGAAGGCCGAGGCTCCGCTCCAGGTGTCCGAAGCCATCCGGAGCCAACTGGCCAGTGGACTCGTGGCCGAGGTGTACCTCCAGCCCCACGCACGCCCGAAAGGTCGTGTCGCCACCACGCCTTGA
- a CDS encoding efflux RND transporter periplasmic adaptor subunit — translation MSDAQPPPQKLFRQEALEYHARPEARGSLLRVMPGWTHAVWWLVVALVVVGGVGLALVDINDYARGPVLVRVKGMEEVTATVGGRVSRVLVRRGEQVRAGQPLVELYAGSETADRERMKEEFRTRLAMWLLEPLNVESRQALTTLRAQLELTEARRGERVLKAPCDGQVGEVRVREQQFLTAGELVVSLVRGGAEAWAVALVPGQYRPMLRPGQPLRMELTGFPYAWQSLQVASVSDELVGPAEVRRFLGPGVGDAITLDEGPVVLVEARLPRETFESDGETYAYHPGMAGEAWVKVRARNGWLTLLPVLELLGKRRD, via the coding sequence ATGAGCGACGCGCAGCCGCCCCCACAGAAGCTCTTCCGACAAGAGGCGCTGGAGTACCACGCCCGGCCGGAGGCCCGAGGCTCGCTCCTGCGCGTGATGCCAGGATGGACCCACGCCGTCTGGTGGCTCGTCGTCGCGCTCGTCGTGGTGGGCGGCGTGGGCCTCGCGTTGGTGGACATCAACGACTACGCGCGAGGCCCGGTGCTGGTGCGCGTCAAGGGCATGGAGGAGGTCACCGCCACCGTCGGCGGCCGCGTCAGTCGCGTCCTGGTCCGCCGGGGCGAGCAGGTGCGCGCGGGCCAGCCCCTGGTGGAGCTGTACGCGGGGAGCGAGACGGCGGACCGGGAGCGGATGAAAGAGGAGTTCCGCACAAGGCTCGCCATGTGGTTGCTGGAGCCACTCAATGTCGAGTCCAGGCAGGCCCTGACCACGCTCCGGGCCCAGCTCGAGCTGACCGAGGCCCGGAGGGGTGAGCGTGTGCTGAAGGCCCCGTGTGATGGACAGGTGGGCGAGGTGCGCGTGCGTGAGCAACAGTTCCTCACCGCGGGCGAACTCGTCGTCTCGCTGGTGCGCGGAGGCGCGGAGGCATGGGCCGTGGCCCTGGTGCCAGGGCAGTACCGGCCCATGCTGCGCCCCGGTCAACCGCTGCGCATGGAGCTCACCGGCTTCCCGTATGCGTGGCAGTCGCTCCAGGTGGCCTCCGTCAGCGACGAGCTGGTGGGCCCCGCCGAGGTGCGCCGCTTCCTGGGGCCCGGTGTCGGGGACGCCATCACCTTGGACGAGGGCCCCGTGGTGCTGGTGGAGGCGCGGCTGCCTCGGGAGACCTTCGAGTCGGATGGCGAGACCTACGCGTACCACCCCGGCATGGCCGGCGAGGCCTGGGTGAAGGTGCGCGCGCGCAATGGTTGGCTGACGCTGCTGCCGGTGCTGGAGCTGCTCGGGAAGCGCCGTGACTGA
- a CDS encoding methyl-accepting chemotaxis protein — translation MRIQVSEAELSTLSQELHTKQSLALSRRTDRTFAALMVLQWLGSIVAALTISPRAWAGLESSVHFHVEAAVWLGLLFGGLPVTLALTRSGHVSTRHVIAVGQALMSGLLIHLMGGRIETHFHIFGSLALLAIYRDWRVLLTFSGVVAADHFLRGAFWPESLFGIHAQESWRWLEHTAWVVFEDIFLIASCVQGQREMRDAARREALLELSRRSVEERVVRPLMESADALRDSMRTLTEATAEQRRELARQAGALEETRVTAEEIRQTSLVASQQATQMMETTAEAGGMGVAVEAAIGRSVEGLAALREQTADLTERIRALGTHTDRIAGITRSVQDLADQSNVLAINAAIEAARSGEAGRGFSVVAREIRGLAGQSVAATQQVRVVLGETRTRIQGVVEITRQGGERMSRGIESIRDSGEQLRTLSSLVKNNADSVRKISAVVSQQSAGVAQIFNAVSDQTELMRTSMARLETTHAAADGLRHVTDQIHDIIALYQAKN, via the coding sequence ATGAGGATCCAGGTCTCCGAGGCGGAGCTCTCGACGCTGTCTCAAGAACTCCACACGAAGCAAAGTCTGGCATTGAGCCGCCGCACGGACCGGACGTTCGCGGCGTTGATGGTCCTGCAGTGGCTGGGCAGCATCGTCGCGGCGCTGACCATCTCCCCGAGGGCCTGGGCGGGGCTCGAGAGCTCGGTCCACTTCCATGTCGAGGCCGCCGTCTGGCTGGGCCTGCTCTTCGGTGGACTGCCCGTCACCCTGGCGCTCACGCGGTCGGGGCATGTCTCCACTCGCCACGTCATCGCGGTGGGCCAGGCGTTGATGTCCGGCTTGCTCATCCACCTGATGGGCGGCCGCATCGAGACGCACTTCCACATCTTCGGCTCCCTGGCGCTGCTGGCCATCTACCGGGACTGGCGGGTGCTGCTGACGTTCAGCGGCGTGGTGGCGGCGGACCACTTCCTGCGCGGGGCGTTCTGGCCGGAGTCGCTCTTCGGGATTCACGCACAGGAGTCGTGGCGCTGGCTGGAGCACACGGCGTGGGTGGTGTTCGAGGACATCTTCCTCATCGCATCGTGCGTCCAGGGGCAGCGCGAGATGCGGGACGCGGCGCGGCGGGAGGCGCTGCTGGAGCTGTCCCGGCGCTCGGTGGAGGAGCGGGTGGTTCGTCCGCTGATGGAGTCGGCGGATGCGCTGCGGGACTCCATGCGGACCTTGACGGAGGCGACGGCGGAGCAGCGCCGGGAGCTGGCCCGACAGGCGGGGGCGCTGGAGGAGACGCGGGTGACGGCGGAGGAGATTCGCCAGACGTCGCTGGTGGCCTCGCAGCAGGCGACGCAGATGATGGAGACCACGGCGGAGGCCGGGGGCATGGGCGTGGCGGTGGAGGCCGCTATCGGCCGGAGCGTGGAGGGACTGGCGGCGCTGCGCGAGCAGACCGCGGACCTCACGGAGCGCATCCGGGCGCTGGGGACGCACACGGACAGGATTGCGGGCATCACCCGTTCCGTGCAGGACCTGGCGGACCAGTCCAACGTGCTGGCCATCAACGCGGCCATCGAAGCGGCCCGCTCGGGCGAGGCCGGGCGCGGCTTCTCGGTGGTGGCGCGGGAGATTCGCGGGCTGGCGGGACAGTCCGTGGCGGCGACGCAGCAGGTGAGGGTGGTGCTCGGGGAGACGCGCACGCGCATCCAGGGCGTGGTCGAAATCACCCGACAAGGCGGCGAGCGCATGAGCCGGGGCATCGAGAGCATCCGCGACTCGGGCGAGCAGCTGCGGACGTTGTCCTCGCTGGTGAAGAACAACGCGGACTCGGTCCGGAAGATCTCCGCGGTGGTGAGTCAGCAGTCCGCGGGCGTCGCGCAGATCTTCAATGCGGTGTCGGACCAGACGGAGCTGATGCGGACCTCGATGGCCCGGCTGGAGACCACCCATGCGGCCGCGGACGGGCTGCGGCACGTCACGGACCAGATCCACGACATCATCGCGCTGTATCAGGCCAAGAACTGA